In Helianthus annuus cultivar XRQ/B chromosome 9, HanXRQr2.0-SUNRISE, whole genome shotgun sequence, the following are encoded in one genomic region:
- the LOC110879257 gene encoding metalloendoproteinase 2-MMP, with product MACKLITFLPFLFALFFLFSLSNAKFEVDTIKHLQGCHKGTKVQGLHGLKLYLARFGYLNYQHTPNHANEEDDEFDQELETALKSYQNFYHLNASGALDGPTVSQMIMPRCGQPDKKSSHVHGKKLLHIVSRYQFFPGSPRWDKSHLTYAFGSNYPNAYVPPVVRAFNTWASASSYFTFSRVDDTASADLKITFDSAAHGDGNDFEENVLAHAFAPKDGRFHYNANQKWSAGPGAVAGAFDLETVAVHEIGHLLGLGHSEDQNAVMFSGIPSGVVKVLNTDDIQGIKALYGLNK from the coding sequence ATGGCATGCAAACTCATTACTTTCTTACCCTTTCTCTTTGCCTtattctttctcttctctcttAGTAATGCTAAGTTTGAAGTTGACACAATAAAACACCTTCAAGGTTGTCACAAGGGTACCAAAGTGCAAGGCCTTCATGGCCTCAAACTATACCTTGCCCGTTTCGGTTACCTAAATTACCAACATACCCCTAACCACGCCAACGAGGAAGATGATGAGTTCGATCAAGAGCTTGAGACCGCCCTCAAAAGCTATCAAAACTTTTACCATCTCAACGCTTCTGGTGCGCTAGATGGGCCCACTGTTTCACAAATGATCATGCCTCGTTGTGGACAACCAGATAAGAAAAGTAGTCACGTACACGGAAAGAAATTGTTACATATCGTGTCTCGTTATCAATTCTTTCCAGGTAGCCCTAGATGGGATAAAAGCCACCTCACCTATGCATTTGGCTCGAATTATCCAAATGCCTATGTACCTCCAGTAGTGCGTGCCTTCAACACATGGGCTTCTGCTTCTAGTTACTTCACATTTTCAAGAGTTGATGATACCGCCAGTGCTGATTTAAAGATTACTTTTGATAGTGCGGCTCATGGGGATGGTAACGACTTTGAAGAAAACGTGTTAGCACATGCTTTTGCGCCAAAAGATGGAAGGTTTCATTACAATGCAAATCAGAAGTGGTCCGCTGGACCAGGGGCGGTTGCAGGTGCCTTTGATTTAGAGACGGTGGCGGTTCATGAAATAGGACATCTACTTGGGTTGGGGCATAGTGAAGACCAGAATGCTGTAATGTTTAGTGGTATCCCTTCTGGAGTGGTAAAAGTTTTGAACACCGATGACATCCAAGGAATTAAAGCCTTATATggactaaataaataa